A genomic region of Caulobacter vibrioides contains the following coding sequences:
- the hrpB gene encoding ATP-dependent helicase HrpB, with protein MRFQGLCLHPMLPIENVLPALKAALLANNATVLVAPPGAGKTTAVPLALLDAPWVEGRKIIVLEPRRLAARAAAARMASNLGEAVGDTVGFRVRLQSKVSARTRIEVVTEGVFTRMILDDPGLDGIAAVLFDEFHERSLDADLGLAFARDVQSVLREDLRLLIMSATLDGARISSLLDDAPIVESQGRMFPVDTRYLGRDERQRLEERVGRAVERALAEETGSILVFLPGQGEIRRAESWLNERLRRSDVDIAPLYGALEPAAQDRAISPAPAGRRKVVLATSIAETSLTIEGVRVVIDAGQARVPRFDPASGITRLETVRVSRAAADQRRGRAGRTEPGVCYRLWDEPETRSLPAFARPEILEADLSRLALDLARWGTKDPGDLTFLDPPPAAAFAEARTLLIRVQALDAQGDLTAHGKALADLPLPPRLAHMVARGAASGQAREAAEIAAVLTEQGLGGRDVDLRRRLEGLHRDRSPRGRDAIALVERWSRAAGRASGAKTLEMGLLLAEAYPERVAKARGKPGEFQLAGGRGVYLEPTDPLAREPWLAVGELGGGDSRDRILLAAAVDEAQLRETFADRLVAEDRLETTGGKVRAKRLLRLGKLVLEERLIENPDPAMIAGALMDKVRAEGLSALRLGERGRALLDRVAFLRDVDGEAWPDLSEPALIDRLDEWLEPLLAGRSSLVSLDEGALHDALKTLVPWDLQRRMDTLLPARFEAPTGNSFAIDYAAEGGPRVEVRVGELYGLSEHPSVAGGKVPLTLSLLSPAHRPIQITKDLPGFWKGSWREVKVEMKGRYPRHVWPDDPASAAPVTRAKPRGT; from the coding sequence ATGCGATTTCAGGGGCTATGCCTCCACCCAATGCTGCCGATCGAGAATGTCCTGCCCGCGCTGAAGGCGGCGCTGCTCGCAAACAACGCGACCGTACTGGTTGCGCCGCCTGGCGCGGGCAAGACCACGGCTGTTCCCTTGGCGCTCTTGGACGCGCCGTGGGTCGAGGGCCGCAAGATCATCGTTCTGGAGCCAAGGCGTCTGGCCGCCCGCGCCGCGGCCGCGCGCATGGCGTCCAATCTGGGCGAAGCCGTTGGCGATACAGTCGGTTTCCGCGTCAGGCTGCAGTCGAAAGTCTCGGCCCGCACGCGGATCGAGGTCGTCACCGAGGGTGTGTTCACCCGCATGATTCTCGACGATCCCGGCCTGGACGGGATCGCCGCCGTGCTGTTCGACGAGTTCCACGAGCGCAGCCTCGACGCGGATCTGGGCTTGGCCTTCGCCCGCGATGTGCAGAGCGTGCTGCGCGAGGACCTACGCCTGCTGATCATGTCGGCGACGCTGGACGGCGCCCGGATTTCGTCCCTTCTGGATGACGCGCCCATCGTCGAGAGCCAGGGGCGGATGTTCCCGGTCGACACGCGCTATCTGGGGCGCGACGAGCGCCAGCGACTGGAAGAGCGGGTCGGGCGTGCGGTCGAGCGCGCTCTGGCCGAGGAGACCGGCTCGATTCTGGTGTTCCTGCCCGGCCAAGGCGAAATCCGGCGCGCGGAAAGCTGGCTGAACGAGCGCCTGCGCCGTTCCGACGTCGATATCGCGCCGCTGTATGGCGCGCTGGAGCCGGCGGCGCAGGATCGCGCGATCTCTCCGGCCCCGGCGGGGCGGCGCAAGGTCGTGCTGGCCACCTCGATCGCCGAGACCAGCCTGACCATCGAGGGCGTACGGGTGGTGATCGACGCAGGCCAGGCGCGCGTGCCGCGCTTTGATCCGGCCTCGGGCATCACCCGCCTGGAGACCGTGCGCGTCAGCCGCGCCGCCGCCGACCAGCGCCGAGGTCGCGCCGGCCGGACCGAGCCCGGTGTCTGTTACCGCCTGTGGGACGAGCCCGAGACGCGGTCGCTGCCCGCCTTCGCCCGGCCCGAGATCCTGGAGGCGGACCTGTCGCGCCTGGCGCTGGACCTCGCGCGCTGGGGGACGAAAGACCCCGGCGACCTGACCTTCCTCGACCCGCCGCCCGCCGCCGCCTTCGCCGAGGCCCGGACGCTGCTGATACGCGTGCAGGCCCTCGACGCACAGGGCGACCTGACCGCTCACGGCAAGGCGCTGGCCGACCTGCCGCTGCCGCCGCGTCTGGCCCACATGGTGGCGCGTGGCGCAGCCTCAGGCCAGGCGCGCGAGGCGGCCGAGATCGCCGCCGTGCTGACCGAGCAAGGGCTGGGCGGCCGCGATGTCGACCTGCGGCGGCGGCTGGAGGGCCTGCACCGCGACCGCTCGCCGCGTGGCCGCGACGCCATAGCCTTGGTCGAGCGCTGGTCGCGCGCGGCGGGGCGAGCTTCAGGCGCCAAGACCCTGGAGATGGGCCTGCTACTGGCCGAGGCCTATCCCGAACGCGTCGCCAAGGCGCGGGGCAAGCCGGGCGAGTTCCAGCTGGCCGGCGGTCGCGGCGTCTATCTGGAGCCCACCGATCCCTTGGCCCGCGAGCCCTGGCTGGCCGTCGGCGAACTGGGCGGCGGCGACAGCCGGGACCGCATCCTGCTGGCCGCCGCCGTCGACGAGGCGCAGCTGCGCGAGACCTTCGCCGATCGTCTGGTCGCCGAGGATCGCCTGGAGACCACCGGCGGCAAGGTGCGCGCCAAGCGCCTGCTGCGCCTGGGCAAGCTCGTTCTGGAAGAGCGGCTGATCGAAAACCCCGATCCGGCCATGATCGCCGGCGCGCTGATGGACAAGGTCCGGGCGGAAGGGCTGTCAGCTCTGCGCCTGGGCGAGCGGGGCAGGGCGCTGCTGGACCGCGTGGCCTTCCTGCGCGACGTTGATGGCGAGGCTTGGCCGGACCTGTCAGAGCCCGCCCTGATCGACCGCCTCGACGAATGGCTGGAGCCGCTGCTGGCCGGGCGCTCGTCGCTGGTGAGCCTGGATGAGGGGGCGCTGCACGATGCGCTGAAGACCTTGGTGCCTTGGGACCTGCAGCGGAGGATGGACACGCTCTTGCCCGCCCGCTTCGAGGCCCCGACCGGCAACAGCTTCGCCATCGACTACGCCGCTGAGGGCGGGCCCCGCGTCGAGGTGCGGGTGGGCGAGCTCTATGGCCTCTCCGAACACCCCAGCGTCGCCGGCGGCAAGGTCCCGCTGACGCTCTCTCTGCTCTCGCCCGCCCACCGCCCGATCCAGATCACCAAGGATCTGCCGGGCTTCTGGAAGGGCTCCTGGCGCGAGGTGAAGGTCGAGATGAAGGGCCGCTATCCCCGTCATGTGTGGCCGGATGATCCAGCCAGCGCCGCGCCGGTAACGCGGGCGAAGCCGCGAGGGACTTAA
- a CDS encoding TrmH family RNA methyltransferase — protein MNTKTVTSLTNSTVKAVRALHMRKEREDSGLFLAEGLKIVIEAIDCGHAPKIVMYGPDAADHPMLKKAVAACVKAGGEVIEVNREILEKVSRRDNPQAVVAVFKQVFTPLSAIVPESAPCWVAMQAVRDPGNLGTVIRTADAAGCGGVILVGDCVDPYSVEGVRATMGSIFAVKIAKATIPEFLAWRETWPGSVVGTLLTATVDHKSADYVKPSLILMGNEQQGLPPELAAACDVNVKIPMRGRADSLNLSVATGIMIYTVTG, from the coding sequence ATGAACACCAAGACCGTCACCTCCCTGACCAATAGTACGGTGAAGGCCGTCCGCGCCCTGCACATGCGCAAGGAACGCGAGGACAGCGGCCTGTTCCTGGCCGAGGGCCTGAAGATCGTCATCGAGGCGATCGACTGCGGCCACGCGCCCAAGATTGTCATGTACGGCCCCGACGCGGCCGATCACCCGATGCTCAAGAAGGCCGTCGCCGCCTGCGTGAAGGCCGGCGGCGAAGTCATTGAGGTCAATCGCGAAATCCTCGAAAAGGTCTCGCGTCGCGACAACCCGCAGGCCGTGGTCGCGGTGTTCAAGCAGGTGTTCACGCCGCTCTCAGCCATCGTCCCGGAAAGCGCGCCGTGCTGGGTGGCCATGCAGGCCGTCCGCGATCCCGGCAACCTCGGCACCGTCATCCGCACCGCCGACGCAGCGGGCTGCGGCGGGGTGATCCTGGTCGGCGACTGCGTCGATCCCTATTCGGTCGAGGGCGTCCGCGCGACCATGGGCTCGATCTTCGCCGTGAAGATCGCCAAGGCCACGATCCCCGAGTTCCTGGCCTGGCGCGAAACCTGGCCCGGCAGCGTGGTGGGCACCCTCCTGACCGCCACCGTCGACCACAAGTCCGCCGACTATGTGAAGCCGTCGCTGATCCTGATGGGCAACGAGCAACAGGGCCTGCCGCCGGAACTGGCGGCGGCGTGCGATGTCAACGTGAAGATCCCGATGCGCGGCCGGGCCGACAGCCTGAACCTGTCGGTGGCGACGGGGATCATGATCTATACGGTGACGGGCTGA